Part of the Ziziphus jujuba cultivar Dongzao chromosome 8, ASM3175591v1 genome is shown below.
aataatttttatttggacaACTTCCAAATACATAAtttgaaaatgataattttaaaccaaataaataaacaaaaattcctCAAATAATGGGTGTAATTGTAAAGACAAGTCCAAGTCCAAATTGAAGCAAATCCAAAGGGACACATAGATACATAGATCGGCTAGATCCATATCAAAACTAAATTGGAACAGAAAACAAGGAGAGTCAATACAACCAACAAAACAAACTATTATTACGTTTCTCCCATCCCCTAacttttctcttcctcttcgtctctctcactctctcacgCTGAAATTGTcatcaccaaagaaaaaaatgtatagaTCTGCAAGTTGGAGCCGTGTTAATGATCAAGACTACTACTCACAGTCTTCATCCCCGTCGTCTAAAGGGACGGCGGGGCTGAGAATGTCATCGTCGTTCGAATTGAGCAGCGGTGAGCTGCCAATGTATGATCAAATCGCTGAGATGGCTAAGAAGGAGAAGGCACGCCTTAAGTTCGCTGAAAATGCTGTTCATATCATCCCTCTGGTGCTTATTATCTGCGCCTTCATTCTTTGGTTCTTTTCTTCTCCAGGTAAAGgcattttaaattatcatatgctaattaataattaatccaaagtataatttcttattttcaGTTAAGATATTGCACAATCTTTGTCCTCAAGAAGTACGCATTAGGTAAGCTTGgattctaaaatatatattatttgataagtatagcgtgtatatatatatatatatattaagataatTAACTATTGAAACAatgattataaatttgaatCTTTCCTAGTTAAGACATTGCTGtttatataacaaaattcaCACTTGTTATTTAGGATATACAATCATAGTAAca
Proteins encoded:
- the LOC107414051 gene encoding uncharacterized protein LOC107414051, which translates into the protein MYRSASWSRVNDQDYYSQSSSPSSKGTAGLRMSSSFELSSGELPMYDQIAEMAKKEKARLKFAENAVHIIPLVLIICAFILWFFSSPEVDMMTRDSIAARIEGLTIEGDIENDSDGTQTNVLPILDFGDVDSPKQTDHLQASNKLENTLL